One Artemia franciscana chromosome 15, ASM3288406v1, whole genome shotgun sequence genomic window carries:
- the LOC136036657 gene encoding mediator of RNA polymerase II transcription subunit 17-like, with translation MDENVSSVNVHVEVPSEYTIQEITFTGEEIYQAPPSLSETLAKLASKVDWSVAAETAEKAEDEEDSQPAPPLLPSHHWDSVKAKINASFAEISVLHDVLQIAKQKTYLVFDPVQQESTENRPYAQLLAKKRGLTAASTLLINGAERLRVRESVRESGSQQQFHADLAKLRLHWRLKKLSSTSTIGTAPKASILGDLSYKSVGSRVRQIGTFEVAKAEEGGGESINFIQNGIFEVSSLRITIPVELRGHAYVQVTIQKDQDSLNVVQLTSSGGRRIGMSNLPPTADHPWQRILEAAQNVLFCKELFARLAREAVFLQAQVPPFVVENKIVVSLFPGIHLVISLVHNTDESAGDRTNMMPSIGRGEHEVILEHSMHQALLQAHQMNLGPPAPHPSSAPMGPRKKRRIAGPAGADYQSLLDIVKEETILEKIVKQGQHIVMRTRAAFLIDNLAKDIKDPCISSHWNIINSPILSTVKISIATHGYDSLWRTTLVLHVSETSIKCITRDGKLHMLSYESQELRDLILVQVGQHHLTVAQCLARFLSWQVLGSTQNVGHGTPEPLANPPACLLESPFGNRVIAVKCGPQSAQPQVFIAKYPSNDDYKSSFSKDSFWTLVQTNFEEVDLDQVDGKNFIQKLESVMAMLTHTMEKKDVKNEENANIE, from the coding sequence ATGGATGAAAATGTTTCGTCCGTCAATGTTCACGTTGAAGTACCATCAGAGTATACGATTCAGGAAATCACATTTACTGGTGAAGAAATCTATCAAGCGCCGCCAAGTCTGTCTGAGACTCTGGCTAAACTTGCGTCAAAAGTTGACTGGTCCGTAGCTGCCGAGACAGCTGAAAAAGCGGAGGATGAAGAAGATAGTCAGCCAGCACCTCCACTACTACCATCTCATCATTGGGACTCAGTAAAGGCAAAAATAAACGCATCTTTTGCTGAGATCTCAGTTCTACATGATGTGCTGCAAATTGCTAAGCAAAAAACGTATTTGGTATTTGACCCTGTGCAGCAAGAATCTACCGAAAATAGACCATATGCCCAGCTCTTAGCTAAGAAGCGTGGCCTCACCGCAGCCTCTACATTGCTTATAAATGGAGCTGAAAGATTGAGAGTTCGTGAATCTGTTCGAGAATCAGGATCTCAACAACAATTTCACGCTGACTTGGCGAAGCTGCGTCTTCACTGGAGGTTGAAAAAGTTAAGTAGCACAAGTACTATCGGGACTGCCCCAAAAGCCTCTATCCTTGGAGATTTAAGCTATAAATCAGTTGGATCTCGTGTTCGACAGATTGGAACATTTGAAGTTGCTAAAGCTGAGGAAGGAGGAGGTGAAtctatcaactttattcaaaaCGGAATTTTTGAAGTATCTTCTCTTCGAATAACTATCCCTGTTGAATTAAGGGGACATGCTTATGTACAAGTCACAATCCAGAAAGACCAAGATAGTTTGAATGTAGTTCAATTGACCTCTTCAGGTGGTAGAAGAATTGGAATGAGTAACTTGCCACCCACCGCAGATCACCCCTGGCAAAGAATTTTAGAAGCCGCACAGAATGTCCTGTTTTGTAAAGAGCTATTTGCCCGCTTAGCCAGGGAAGCAGTTTTTCTACAAGCTCAAGTCCCTCCTTTTGTTGTCGAAAACAAGATTGTTGTATCCCTGTTTCCTGGTATTCATCTTGTTATATCTCTTGTCCACAATACAGATGAATCTGCTGGCGATAGAACTAACATGATGCCGTCAATTGGTCGCGGAGAACATGAAGTTATTCTCGAGCATAGTATGCATCAAGCTTTACTGCAAGCTCACCAAATGAATTTAGGTCCTCCTGCGCCTCATCCGAGTTCAGCACCAATGGGACCAaggaaaaagagaagaataGCTGGACCAGCTGGAGCTGACTATCAGTCACTGCTTGATATTGTGAAAGAAGAGACTATCTTAGAGAAAATTGTTAAACAAGGTCAGCATATTGTGATGCGAACGCGTGCAgcttttttaattgataatcTTGCCAAAGATATTAAAGACCCTTGCATTTCATCCCACTGGAACATAATAAATAGTCCTATTTTGTCTACTGTAAAAATTAGCATTGCTACTCATGGTTATGACTCGCTTTGGCGGACAACCCTCGTTCTTCATGTGAGTGAGACTTCCATAAAATGTATTACTCGAGATGGCAAGCTTCACATGCTATCTTATGAGTCGCAAGAACTACGTGATTTGATTTTGGTACAAGTAGGCCAACACCATTTAACCGTAGCCCAGTGCTTAGCAAGGTTCTTAAGTTGGCAAGTTCTGGGCTCTACTCAGAACGTTGGCCATGGAACCCCAGAACCGTTGGCAAATCCGCCTGCTTGTTTGCTAGAATCACCTTTTGGAAATAGGGTTATAGCAGTCAAATGTGGACCACAATCTGCTCAGCCACAGGTATTCATTGCAAAATATCCATCGAATGACGATTATAAGTCATCGTTTTCTAAAGACAGTTTTTGGACGTTAGTGCAGACAAATTTTGAGGAAGTTGATTTGGACCAAGTTGACGGAaagaattttattcaaaaacttgAATCCGTTATGGCAATGTTGACTCATACAATGGAGAAAAAAGATGTGAAAAATGAGGAAAATGCTAATATTGAATAA